The Podospora pseudocomata strain CBS 415.72m chromosome 3, whole genome shotgun sequence genome window below encodes:
- a CDS encoding hypothetical protein (EggNog:ENOG503PGEU), which yields MQLTKSRQRKLQNKLHRSLPIEGSRESELWVQNTNSPLLRLPPELRNRIYELVLSVGQIQVIFKKYQFRAISNGANSNNTHRPLYDVVPGGFGCMVFGREENPWPTAHLKPVGPGQRIPAAYQNWKRGMTLLSAVCRQLYHETVLLPYRLNAWSFHTIAVMDRFLIKERRLPKSHRGAIRVLYSQCVLTAAVEKKLGGLEMVLLDGGARMVKRVVEVDKDHGDKRVVYWDIEKGWWK from the exons ATGCAGTTGACCAAGTCCCGACAACGAAAACTCCAGAATAAACTACACAGATCCCTCCCCATTGAGGGGAGCCGCGAGTCAGAACT ATGGgtccaaaacaccaactccccgctcctccgcctccctcctgaACTCCGAAATCGCATCTATGAGCTCGTGTTATCCGTCGGCCAGATCCAAGTTATATTCAAAAAGTATCAGTTCAGGGCTATCAGCAACGGCGCGAATAGTAACAACACTCATCGACCGCTGTACGATGTTGTTCCTGGGGGGTTCGGGTGCATGGTATTTGGACGGGAGGAGAACCCCTGGCCTACGGCTCACCTTAAGCCGGTGGGACCCGGGCAGAGGATTCCGGCGGCGTATCAAAACTGGAAAAGAGGCATGACGCTGCTGTCGGCGGTTTGTCGGCAGCTGTACCATGAGACGGTGCTGTTGCCGTACAGGTTGAATGCCTGGTCGTTTCATACCATTGCGGTGATGGACAGGTTTCTGATTAAGGAGAGGAGGCTGCCTAAGAGTCATAGGGGGGCGATTAGGGTGTTGTATAGTCAATGTGTTTTGACCgcggcggtggagaagaaacttggtgggttggagatggtgctgttggatgggggggcgaggatggtgaagagggttgtggaggtggacaAGGATCATGGAGACAAGAGGGTTGTTTACTGGGATATTgagaaggggtggtggaagtga
- a CDS encoding hypothetical protein (EggNog:ENOG503NWWZ; COG:A): protein MSLPPSNGHEASNMSQIQQHGYMTSQEQPVAYQGYSSRAGLPRQRERPHGPEAGKTRREAQASIGHLSRQDMTTRKRRTSLPTAPISPPAQGPLDGSHITAHDSHRGEALGALKAIKLLIAARVKELEGRVPSRRVSFAGSDGENIWHDFDNREEALAGDMRELKLVEDAMDVDKENNSCFVVPDRAPVKSREGGVEKMEGIVLAPKAASKPRKHEIQRQILSAYHDNTDAFYWDDKELWDERFRR from the exons ATGAGTCTTCCGCCTAGCAACGGCCACGAAGCCTCCAATATGTCACAGATCCAGCAGCATGGATACATGACGAGCCAGGAGCAACCTGTCGCTTACCAGGGCTACTCGTCCAGGGCGGGTCTCCCCAGACAGCGCGAACGTCCTCATGGTCCAGAAGCGGGCAAAACTCGTCGAGAAGCCCAGGCGTCCATCGGCCATCTCTCTCGCCAGGACATGACAACAAG gaagaggcggacATCACTGCCCACGGCTCCCATCAGCCCACCTGCCCAAGGCCCTCTCGACGGCTCTCACATCACTGCCCACGACTCTCATCGCGGAGAAGCCCTGGGCGCTCTCAAG GCAATCAAGCTGCTCATCGCCGCCAGGGTCAAGGAATTAGAGGGGAGGGTCCCGTCGCGTCGGGTCTCCTTCGCCGGGAGCGACGGCGAGAACATCTGGCATGATTTCGACAACCGGGAGGAGGCTCTGGCCGGTGATATGCGCGAGTTGAAGTTGGTCGAGGACGCCATGGATGTTGATAAGGAGAACAATTCTTGTTTCGTGGTGCCGGACAGGGCGCCGGTGAAGTCGCGTGAAGGCGGGGTTGAGAAGATGGAAGGTATAGTGCTGGCGCCCAAAGCGGCATCAAAGCCACGCAAGCACGAGATACAGCGACAGATCTTGTCGGCATATCATGACAACACAGATGCTTTTTACTGGGACGATAAGGAGTTGTGGGATGAGAGGTTTAGGCGGTGA
- a CDS encoding hypothetical protein (EggNog:ENOG503NY1M): MTIGNRSVCDTAGYDGRARASCPRSLLKALTAAYVEAQTVGNHSFISTLGRSAPNFLYIENNAVLGDLSHSSLAVPINPDFHRSIHDVEQCASVTEIIAATQEHPYVLHTRIIWQATPDNLAVTGISLIESVVTDEGDWLFNATGTLDLNKGEKWDVIPLAARESREQIQKLGDWYFDRFGDVGRGDVPWHAEPCYRLEGGLPARGTKKGEDCIHVMPGGIKVPYRRYVVDEEMGAVDIFMGFPGLDRTQGQAPMPDSHLFRVEGGKVRYCHTVSACVERGCGIGEIEWPERR, from the exons ATGACCATTGGAAATCGAAGCGT ATGTGACACCGCCGGTTATGATGGCA gAGCCCGCGCCTCCTGCCCccgctccctcctcaaaGCCCTCACCGCCGCCTACGTGGAAGCCCAAACCGTAGGAAACcactccttcatctccaccctcggcCGATCCGCCCCCAACTTCCTCTACATCGAAAACAACGCCGTCCTCGGCGACCTCTCgcactcctccctcgccgtgCCCATCAATCCCGACTTTCACAGGTCAATCCACGATGTCGAGCAGTGCGCTTCCGTCACTGAGATCATTGCCGCTACGCAGGAACATCCGTATGTTTTGCACACGCGGATTATCTGGCAGGCTACACCCGATAATCTAGCGGTCACGGGAATAAGCCTGATTGAATCGGTGGTTACGGACGAGGGGGACTGGCTTTTTAACGCGACTGGGACGTTGGATCTGAATAAAGGGGAGAAGTGGGATGTTATTCCGCTGGCGGCACGGGAATCGAGGGAACAGATACAGAAGCTAGGGGATTGGTATTTTGATcggtttggggatgtggggaggggggatgtacCGTGGCATGCTGAGCCTTGCTAtcggttggaggggggattgCCGGCTAGGGGGacgaagaagggggaggattgTATCCATGTTATGCCGGGGGGGATCAAGGTGCCGTATAGACGGtatgtggttgatgaggagatgggagCGGTGGATATTTTTATGGGTTTTCCTGGGTTGGATAGGACGCAGGGACAGGCGCCGATGCCAGATAGCCATCTTTTtagggtggagggggggaaggtgaggtaTTGTCATACTGTTAGTGCTTGTGTTGAGAGGGGGTGTGGGATTGGGGAGATAGAGTGGCCAGAGAGGAGGTAG
- a CDS encoding hypothetical protein (EggNog:ENOG503NWHC; COG:G), translating into MSGAGGPAFKDVDFSKSIQTPPDSPGKPKSKFTHKKTESWSKHFQNGNRRDGSWASVENKMAIPTSPGSHNTIEVPALRSPDADASQYMHNLSVSPSQKERRLSRNSFGAALPIPRSKRQSRLSSVTFPDVQEALRNASKESQRPGMPPIQPTREILVSQVQDVQSDKVKLAKNMAFVFDIDGVLVHGDRLIPEGKMVLDMLNGNNQLGIKIPHIFLTNGSGKPELARTEQLSKILQNPVNTEQFIQSHTPMRALAEYYNTVLVVGGEGYKCREVAEQYGFKDIIVPNDIVAWDESIAPYRVFTDEERASARPRDFSKVNIDAIMVFSDSRDYATDMQIIMDLLVSENGRLGTVAKDPVSQRIPIYFSQGDFLCPTEHPHPRMSQGAFRIGLEAMYKAHTGVDLERVVYGKPELATYKYADEVIASWMDVLHGEERIPENIYMIGDNPASDIVGGNMYGWNTCLVRTGVFQGGENDEENPANFGVFANVWEAVTAACRKQLGDDFKFKWDDRVNPVLHGNQSAIH; encoded by the coding sequence ATGTCCGGAGCAGGAGGCCCAGCGTTCAAGGACGTCGACTTTTCCAAGTCCATCCAGACACCCCCCGACTCTCCCGGCAAGCCAAAGAGCAAGTTCACACACAAGAAGACGGAGAGCTGGAGCAAGCACTTCCAGAATGGCAACAGGAGAGATGGCAGTTGGGCCAGCGTCGAGAACAAGATGGCCATCCCAACCTCGCCAGGTTCGCACAACACCATCGAGGTGCCTGCCTTGAGGTCGCCTGATGCCGATGCTTCCCAGTACATGCACAACCTCTCCGTGTCACCATCGCAGAAGGAGCGGAGACTATCCCGCAACTCGTTCGGTGCtgccctccccatccctcgCTCCAAGCGCCAGTCGCGCTTGAGCAGCGTCACGTTCCCCGATGTCCAGGAGGCCCTGAGAAATGCCTCCAAGGAGAGCCAGCGCCCCGGCATGCCCCCAATCCAGCCCACCAGAGAAATCCTGGTTTCTCAGGTCCAGGACGTCCAGTCCGACAAGGTCAAGCTGGCCAAGAACATGGCCTTTGTCTTTGACATTGACGGTGTCCTGGTCCACGGTGACCGCCTGATCCCCGAGGGCAAGATGGTCCTCGACATGCTCAACGGCAACAACCAGCTCGGCATCAAGATCCCCcacatcttcctcaccaacgGCTCCGGCAAGCCCGAGCTGGCCCGGACAGAGCAGCTGTCCAAGATCCTCCAGAACCCCGTCAACACGGAGCAGTTCATCCAGTCGCACACCCCCATGCGCGCGTTGGCCGAGTACTACAAcaccgtcctcgtcgtcggcggtgAAGGGTACAAGTGCCGCGAGGTGGCCGAGCAGTACGGCTTCAAGGACATCATCGTCCCCAACGACATCGTCGCCTGGGACGAGTCCATCGCCCCCTACCGCGTCTTCACCGACGAGGAGCGCGCCTCCGCCCGCCCGAGGGACTTTTCCAAGGTCAACATTGACGCCATCATGGTCTTCTCCGACTCGAGAGATTATGCCACTGACATGCAGATCATCATGGATTTGCTTGTCAGCGAGAATGGCCGGCTCGGCACCGTAGCCAAGGACCCCGTCTCCCAGCGAATCCCCATCTACTTCTCCCAGGGCGACTTCCTCTGCCCGACCGAGCACCCCCACCCTCGCATGTCGCAGGGCGCGTTCCGCATCGGGCTCGAGGCCATGTACAAAGCCCACACGGGCGTCGATCTGGAGCGTGTGGTCTATGGCAAGCCCGAGCTGGCGACGTACAAGTACGCCGACGAGGTGATCGCCTCGTGGATGGACGTCCTTCacggggaggagaggatccCGGAGAACATCTACATGATTGGTGACAACCCGGCGTCGGATATTGTGGGGGGAAACATGTACGGGTGGAACACTTGCCTGGTCAGGACGGGTGTTTTCCAGGGCGGGGAGAATGATGAGGAAAACCCGGCTAATTTTGGGGTGTTTGCTAATGTTTGGGAGGCGGTGACGGCGGCATGCAGGAAGCAGTTGGGGGATGATTTCAAGTTTAAGTGGGATGACCGGGTGAATCCGGTGTTGCATGGGAATCAGTCGGCTATTCACTGA
- the GLD2 gene encoding Glycerol 2-dehydrogenase (NADP(+)) (EggNog:ENOG503NZVM; COG:S) produces MGEYLRPSPTTTTTTMASKTYTLNNGVKIPAVGFGTFANEGAKGETYRAVTKALEVGYRHLDCAWFYLNEDEVGDAIQDFLAKNPSVTRKDIFICTKVWNHLHEPEDVKWSFQNSCEKLKVDYIDLFLVHWPIAAEKNPDHTVKIGPDGKYVINKELTENPEPTWRAMEELADSGKARAIGVSNWTIPRLEQLLKLARIKPAVNQIEIHPFLPNTELIEFCFKNDILPAAYSPLGSQNQVPSTGETVRENAALNAVAKHSGHNLAQVLLAWGLRRGYIVLPKSSTPSRIESNFQIPELTDKEFNAIEDVARGRHVRFVNMKDTFGYDLWPGEKEQ; encoded by the coding sequence ATGGGAGAGTATCTGAGACCAtcaccgacaacaacaacgacaaccaTGGCATCCAAGACATACACCCTCAACAACGGCGTCAAAATCCCTGCAGTCGGCTTCGGCACCTTTGCCAACGAGGGAGCCAAGGGAGAAACCTACAGAGCCGTCACCAAGGCCCTTGAGGTGGGCTATCGACATCTCGACTGCGCGTGGTTCTACCTCAACGAagacgaggttggtgatgcaATCCAAGACTTCCTCGCCAAGAACCCTAGCGTAACGCGCAAGGACATTTTCATCTGCACCAAGGTCTGGAACCACCTCCACGAGCCCGAGGACGTCAAATGGAGCTTCCAAAACTCGtgcgagaagctcaaggtgGACTACATTGATCTCTTCCTCGTGCACTGGCccatcgccgccgagaagaaCCCAGATCACACCGTTAAGATCGGGCCAGATGGGAAATATGTCATCAACAAAGAGCTGACCGAGAACCCGGAGCCAACCTGGCGGGcgatggaggagctggccgacAGTGGCAAGGCGAGAGCCATTGGTGTGTCCAACTGGACGATTCCACGTCTTGAGCAGCTTCTCAAGCTTGCGCGCATCAAGCCGGCTGTCAACCAGATCGAGAttcaccccttcctccccaacacGGAGCTCATCGAGTTCTGCTTCAAGAACGATATCTTGCCAGCGGCCTATTCACCGCTCGGCTCGCAGAACCAGGTGCCATCAACAGGAGAGACTGTCAGAGAGAACGCGGCTCTCAATGCGGTGGCAAAGCACAGCGGGCACAACCTCGCGCAGGTGTTACTTGCTTGGGGTCTTCGTAGGGGCTACATTGTGCTGCCCAAGAGTTCCACGCCGAGCCGCATCGAGAGCAACTTTCAGATTCCCGAGCTGACCGACAAGGAGTTCAATGCTATTGAGGATGTTGCGAGGGGACGGCATGTGCGGTTTGTGAATATGAAGGACACGTTTGGGTATGACCTGTGGCCTGGCGAGAAGGAGCAATGA